In Microbulbifer salipaludis, a genomic segment contains:
- the mnmC gene encoding bifunctional tRNA (5-methylaminomethyl-2-thiouridine)(34)-methyltransferase MnmD/FAD-dependent 5-carboxymethylaminomethyl-2-thiouridine(34) oxidoreductase MnmC: protein MPDNSKPPVHHAQLEWRENGQPASTAFDDIYFSTASGLEETRHVFLAQNQLAQRWSALESGARFTIGETGFGTGLNFLAAWQLWRQLAPTNGQLHFVSVEKFPLHPEDLARALAMWPELADLSDQLIAQYPDFLAAGVHRLRFPHGVYLTLIIDEASQGFEQLRLDDPGRDRVVDAWFLDGFAPAKNPDMWSEALFQAIANLSAPHATFATFTCAGIVKRGLKSAGFSLHKVPGFGRKREMLRGDFAPPANEAPHSHAATPWHLPPSNLLADHLADQATEPAAPQSVAIIGAGIAGAAAARALAERNLNVTVFEQGPAPGSGASGNDQGILYAKLSPKPGPNGDFNLLALQFAQRFYPTLCPHAVHFDGLLQLAQTEKEQQLQQQVVAQLGLDRHTPLAQPVTASEASVLAGVPLTAPGLYFLRAGWLRPSRVCAALLDHPNIETRCNTRVTDANHRDGQWQLGVQQDPEPHAFDALVLCTANSNRQFAQTAPLPLQPIRGQVSFAAATDTSQKLKLALCAEGYIAPENPGQGQSSHSFGATFKLKQTDTDIRAEEHEDNLRTLATLLPDIADEFRSQPLRGRAALRAATPDYLPMAGPVAEWEALEATYHPLRKNRKQRIDQRTPYQPNLYVMAGLGSRGFTYAPLAAEVLAGWISGGVMPVSQELVKALHPMRFAIRALGKNRPLHD, encoded by the coding sequence ATGCCTGACAACAGCAAGCCACCGGTGCACCACGCTCAGCTGGAGTGGCGCGAAAACGGCCAGCCGGCATCCACCGCGTTTGACGATATTTATTTCTCTACCGCTTCCGGCCTGGAGGAAACCCGCCACGTTTTCCTCGCACAAAACCAGCTGGCACAGCGCTGGAGCGCACTGGAAAGCGGCGCACGCTTCACCATTGGCGAGACCGGCTTCGGCACCGGGCTCAATTTTCTCGCTGCCTGGCAACTGTGGCGACAGCTGGCACCTACCAACGGGCAATTGCACTTTGTCAGTGTGGAAAAATTTCCCCTGCACCCCGAGGATCTGGCCCGGGCACTGGCCATGTGGCCGGAGCTTGCAGACCTCAGCGACCAGCTCATTGCGCAGTACCCGGACTTCCTCGCCGCCGGCGTGCACCGCCTGAGGTTTCCCCACGGGGTCTACCTGACCCTGATCATCGACGAAGCCAGCCAAGGTTTCGAGCAACTGCGACTGGACGACCCGGGCAGGGATCGGGTGGTCGATGCCTGGTTCCTGGATGGCTTTGCGCCCGCGAAGAATCCGGACATGTGGAGTGAGGCACTGTTTCAGGCGATCGCCAACCTGAGCGCGCCCCACGCCACCTTTGCCACCTTCACCTGCGCCGGCATCGTCAAGCGGGGCTTGAAGTCCGCGGGCTTTTCCCTGCACAAGGTGCCCGGTTTTGGGCGCAAGCGGGAAATGCTGCGCGGAGACTTTGCGCCGCCGGCAAACGAGGCACCGCACAGCCACGCAGCCACCCCCTGGCACCTGCCCCCGTCAAACCTTTTAGCAGACCACCTAGCAGACCAGGCAACAGAACCTGCCGCGCCGCAATCGGTGGCCATTATCGGTGCCGGTATTGCCGGGGCCGCAGCGGCGCGCGCGCTGGCGGAGCGCAACCTGAACGTCACTGTGTTCGAGCAGGGGCCGGCCCCCGGCAGCGGCGCGTCGGGCAATGACCAGGGCATCCTGTACGCAAAGCTCTCCCCCAAGCCCGGCCCCAATGGCGACTTCAACCTGCTCGCCCTGCAATTTGCCCAGCGCTTCTACCCGACCCTGTGTCCGCACGCGGTGCACTTTGACGGCTTGCTGCAGTTGGCACAGACAGAAAAAGAGCAGCAACTGCAGCAACAAGTGGTCGCGCAGCTTGGCCTCGACCGCCACACACCGCTCGCGCAGCCGGTCACGGCCAGCGAGGCGAGCGTACTTGCCGGCGTTCCCCTGACGGCGCCCGGCCTCTACTTCCTCCGCGCGGGCTGGCTCCGCCCGAGCCGGGTCTGTGCCGCGCTGCTCGACCACCCGAATATCGAAACCCGCTGCAACACACGGGTGACAGACGCCAACCATCGCGATGGCCAGTGGCAACTAGGCGTGCAGCAAGACCCGGAGCCTCACGCCTTCGACGCCCTGGTGCTGTGTACCGCCAACAGCAACCGGCAGTTTGCGCAAACCGCGCCCCTGCCCCTGCAGCCCATACGCGGCCAGGTGTCCTTTGCCGCGGCAACGGACACCTCGCAAAAACTGAAACTGGCGCTGTGCGCCGAGGGCTACATCGCCCCTGAGAATCCGGGCCAGGGCCAGTCGAGCCACAGTTTTGGCGCCACCTTTAAACTGAAGCAGACCGACACCGATATTCGCGCGGAAGAACACGAGGACAACCTGCGCACGCTGGCCACCCTGCTCCCGGATATCGCCGACGAGTTCCGCTCGCAGCCTTTGCGTGGCCGCGCTGCGCTGCGCGCGGCCACACCGGACTACCTGCCCATGGCCGGCCCGGTGGCGGAGTGGGAAGCGCTCGAAGCCACCTATCACCCGCTGCGCAAAAACCGCAAACAGCGCATTGACCAGCGCACGCCGTATCAGCCAAACCTGTACGTGATGGCCGGTCTCGGGTCTCGTGGATTTACCTACGCGCCGCTGGCGGCGGAAGTGCTGGCGGGCTGGATAAGCGGGGGGGTAATGCCAGTATCACAGGAACTGGTGAAGGCGTTGCACCCAATGCGCTTTGCGATTCGCGCACTGGGTAAAAACCGGCCACTACACGACTAG
- the fldB gene encoding flavodoxin FldB, with amino-acid sequence MRAPIGLFYGSSTCYTEMAAEKIRDRLGEEWIDLHNVADDDIAQMQDYDFLILGIPTWDYGELQEDWENCWDQLAQLDLSGKTVALYGLGDQEGYPQWYQDALGYLHAQVVAIGAKAVGYWPVEGYQFEESKGLTPDGSHFVGLALDEENEFDRSDERLDQWCAQVMREFGLQ; translated from the coding sequence ATGCGCGCACCTATCGGACTTTTTTACGGCTCAAGCACCTGTTACACGGAGATGGCGGCGGAGAAAATTCGCGACCGCCTCGGCGAGGAGTGGATCGATCTGCACAATGTGGCGGATGACGATATTGCGCAGATGCAGGACTACGACTTCCTGATCCTCGGCATTCCCACCTGGGACTATGGTGAACTGCAGGAAGACTGGGAAAACTGCTGGGATCAGCTGGCACAGCTGGACCTGAGCGGTAAAACCGTGGCCCTGTACGGCCTGGGCGACCAGGAAGGCTATCCCCAGTGGTACCAGGATGCCCTGGGCTACCTGCATGCACAGGTGGTTGCCATTGGCGCCAAGGCCGTCGGTTACTGGCCCGTTGAGGGTTACCAGTTTGAGGAATCCAAAGGGCTGACCCCGGACGGCAGCCACTTTGTGGGCCTTGCCCTGGACGAGGAAAACGAGTTTGACCGCAGTGACGAGCGCCTCGACCAGTGGTGTGCTCAGGTCATGCGCGAATTCGGCCTGCAGTGA
- the trmL gene encoding tRNA (uridine(34)/cytosine(34)/5-carboxymethylaminomethyluridine(34)-2'-O)-methyltransferase TrmL → MFKIVLYQPEIAPNTGNIIRLCANTGAELHLIEPLGFAMDDKRLRRAGLDYAEYSRVVRHRDWEAFVKSEQPKRVLALSTKGSRPHSEIEFRADDAIVFGPETRGLPAEFLAATGPEHTLRIPMCANSRSINLSNAAAIVIYEAWRQLGYINAQG, encoded by the coding sequence ATGTTCAAAATCGTGCTCTACCAGCCGGAAATTGCGCCCAATACCGGCAATATCATCCGCCTGTGTGCCAATACCGGTGCCGAGCTGCACCTGATCGAACCCCTGGGGTTCGCCATGGACGACAAGCGCCTGCGCCGGGCGGGGCTGGACTATGCGGAATACAGCCGCGTGGTGCGCCACCGCGACTGGGAAGCCTTCGTGAAATCGGAGCAGCCGAAGCGGGTATTGGCGCTCTCCACCAAGGGCAGTCGTCCGCACTCGGAGATCGAGTTCCGCGCTGACGACGCTATTGTGTTCGGCCCGGAGACCCGCGGTCTGCCCGCCGAATTTCTGGCGGCGACCGGTCCTGAGCACACCCTGCGCATCCCCATGTGCGCAAACAGCCGCAGTATCAATCTTTCCAATGCGGCGGCCATTGTCATTTATGAGGCCTGGCGCCAGCTGGGCTACATCAACGCCCAGGGCTGA